The region GCCTCGGCTTCGGCCATGCCGATGTCGTCGTCGCCGTGCCGGAGATCTGGCTGGATGTCGAGACCATGGCCGATCTCGGCGACGTCGCCGCTGATTTTCGCGCCCGTCATTCCAGGCGTCTTGCCATCGCCACCAAATACTGGCGCCTGACCCAGCAGTTCTTTTCGAGCCAGCACGGCATCCAGCTTTATCGCATCGTCGAAAGCCTCGGCGCCACCGAGGGTGCTCCGGCCTCAGGCTCGGCCGATATCATCGTCGACATCACCTCCACCGGCTCGACCCTGCGCGCCAACCACCTGAAGGTGCTCCAGGACGGCGTCATCCTGCATTCGCAGGCCTGCCTCGTGCGCGCCCGCAAGCAGAGCCATGCCGACGAGCCGGTTGTCCAGGCAATCATCGACGCAGTGCGCGCCGCCCTCTGATCCTAGCCATCAATGCATAAGAGAACCCGCCGTCAATTCAATGACGGCGGGTTCTCTCATGTCTGGGAGGATGTCTGCTGGATCAGGCAGCCGCATAGGCGCCGCGGCGGGCGTCAATCGAATAGGCGCCGGCACCGACGGTGGCGAGCAGGATATACGCGCCGGCCAGAGTGATGTTCTTCATGACCATGATCTGGTTGAGAATGTTCACGAGTTCCGTGCCGCTTGCGTAGGGCAGGTGAAAGGCAACGCCCGTGAAGACACAGAAGGCGGCGAGCAGCCAGCCGGCGATGCGGACCTGGAAGCCGGTGAGAACCGCAAGGCCGGCCAGCAGTTCGAAAAGGCCTGCGACATAGGCCAACAGGGTTGCTGCCGGCAGGCCGGCACCGGCGATCATGCCCGCAGTACCGGCAGGATCGGTGAGCTTCATGAAGCCGGAAAGGATGAACATGAAGGAAAGAAGAATGCGGGCAATCAGGATGATGGCGTTCGACATGGATATTGTCTCCGTTTGAAGGACTCTGGAGATCTTGGTGCCCCGGCACCGGATGGACCTCGGATGCCTCCTATGTCGCTTTTTTCTTCTATTGTGGAAAGATAAACGGAAGCGGACAGTTTGTTCAATAATATGAAACGATGTCCCGCCGTCGTCGCTTGCCTTTCACAAAGCCGGTCTTTTATGGTCGCCACCCAACAAGGAGAATCCGATGGCAGATCTGTCCGCATTTCCGATCACGACCCGCTGGCCGGCGAAAAATTCTGACATCATCCAGCTCTATTCGTTGCAGACGCCGAACGGGGTCAAGGTATCCGTCGCCCTCGAAGAACTCGGGCTCGCCTATGAGCCGCATTATATTTCCTTCGCCGTCAACGAGCAGAAGTCGCCCGAATTCGAATCTCTCAATCCGAACGGCCGTATCCCGGCGATCATCGATCCGAACGGGCCTGATGGCAAACCGATCGGCCTTTTCGAATCCGGCGCCATCCTGCTCTATCTCGCGGAAAAGACCGGCAAGCTCATCCCCGAGAATGCCGCCGGCCGCTACGAATGCATTCAGTGGGTGTTTTTCCAGATGGCCGGCATCGGCCCGATGTTCGGCCAGTTCGGCCATTTCTATAAATTCGCCGCCGACAAGGTCGCCAACAATTCCTATCCGGTGGAGCGCTATCGCGATGAGTCCAAGCGGCTGCTCGGCGTGCTCGAAGGCCGGCTGAAGGGCCGGCAGTGGATCATGGGCGATCAGTATACGATCGCCGACATCACTACCTTCACCTGGGTCCGCGGCGCCGACATCTTCTATGGTGGCCGCGAGGTTCTGGACTATGCGAGTTTCCCCGCCGTTTCGGATTGGCTGCAACGCTGCATCGCCCGCCCGGCCAGCGCCAGGGGGCTCAATATCCCGGTCAAGCCGGAATAGCTGACGGCCAGAGATCGCCGCCTGCCCCTCATCCGCCTGCCGGCACCTTCTCCCCGCACGCGGGGCGAAGGGGATATGCCGCTACCTCACCGTCAGCCATTTACCTCGCGCAGGGCACGTCCCCTCTCCCCGTAAAACGGGGAGAGGGTTAGGGTGAGGGGCAGACGTTCCCTACCGCCTCTATTGCCGGTTGGCAATCTGCCTCGCACCTTCGAGCTTGAAGCGCGGAAAGACGAAGACGCCAGCCATGCTGCCGCTGTATTTCTCCTCGAGTCCGTTTGACTCGCCCATGCAGAATAGCGGCTGGCGCAGGCCGTTCGGCATGATGATCGTCGTCGAAAAGCAGAAGGAGGAGCAGTGTGTTGCTGCCTGTTCGAACAGTTCCAGCACGTGACTGCGATCTCCGGAATCGTAGCATCGGATCAGGTTCAGCAGTCCGCATTCCTCTGCGGAGAGGCCGTGCAGCATGGCGCTCCATTTGCCGAGACGAAGCACGCCGCTCGCCAGATCTCCGGCCCAGCTTTCGGAAACGGAAAACTGCGCCAGCATCTCGTGCTGTTGATTGTTGTCGTTCATCGAACCGGGCAGCAACGGCACGGCTGCATTGGCTTTGGCAATCTTAAACACAGGCGTTCCCTCGTTCGCATGCGGCTCCTCCGCCGCACGCTCGGCAAACACTAGAGACAGGCTTATGCAGCAGCGGTCATAATGCCCGCACCCATACCAGCGATCATTGCCACGGCTATCCGAGCCTCCAAACCGGAGCCCTTCGACACCGACTATTCTGGCATCGCCTTCCCGCGCTCGTCTGACAGCGAAAATGATCGCCGGGCGCGCTTCAATTGCAGCGCGGATTTATAGGAACTTTTGCACAAACGGCAACGGCTTTTTAAGGGGCGTTCGGATCGCGATCCTTTTGCCGGAGATGTTAGCAGCCCCGCGCTGCTTGGTGAGAATGGAGGCCGGGAGTTCAATTTTAGGCGCCTTTCCCCCGTTTCGCCTCACTTGGCGGGAGATAAATCCCCGCAAGCTGACGATTGCCCGCATGTTGCATGGAGAGAAAAACAAACAGCGGCGCAAGCCTCGCGAAAGCTTGGCCGGTCGGCACATACGATGCGCGGCACAAAATAGCGCGCAACGGATCGAATCGTTTCGAGCAAAGCTTGCGGCAAAAAGAAAAGGGCGACCCGAGGGCCGCCCTTCCTGTTCCGAATGCCGGAATGTGTGAAAGGCCTATGGCCTATCACATCATGTCCATTCCGCCCATGCCGCCCATGCCGCCAGGCATGCCGGCAGGGGCATCCTTCTTTGGCAGTTCGGCGATCATGGCTTCGGTGGTGATCAGCAGCGATGCGACAGAAGCAGCGTTCTGCAGCGCGGTACGAACGACCTTGAGCGGGTCGACGATGCCCATGGAGATCATGTCGCCGAATTCAGACGTCTGGGCGTTGTAGCCGAAGTTGTCTTCATTCTTGTCGAGGACCTTGCCGACAACGATCGAGGCTTCGTCGCCTGCGTTTTCAGCGATCTGGCGAACGAGGGCCTGCAGGGCGCGGCGAACGATGTTGATGCCGGCTTCCTGGTCGTCGTTTGCACCCTTGACGGTGATCTTCGTGGAGGAGCGCAGGAGAGCGATACCGCCGCCGGGGACGATGCCTTCCTGAACGGCAGCGCGCGTCGCGTTGAGTGCGTCGTCGATGCGGTCCTTCTTTTCCTTCACTTCGACTTCCGTCGAGCCGCCGACGCGGATGACGGCAACGCCGCCGGCGAGCTTGGCAAGACGTTCCTGCAGCTTCTCGCGGTCGTAGTCGGAGGTGGTTTCTTCGATCTGGGCCTTGATCTGGGCAACACGGCCTTCGATGTCGGACTTGGCGCCCGAACCGTCGACGATCGTGGTGTTTTCCTTGGAGATCGAAACCTTCTTCGCACGGCCGAGCATGTCGAGCGTGACGGATTCCAGCTTGATGCCGAGGTCTTCGGAGATCACGGTGCCGCCGGTCAGGATGGCGATGTCTTCGAGCATGGCCTTGCGGCGATCGCCGAAGCCCGGAGCCTTGACGGCAGCGATCTTGAGGCCGCCGCGCAGCTTGTTGACGACGAGGGTCGCAAGAGCTTCGCCTTCGACGTCTTCAGCGATGATGAGGAGCGGCTTGCCGGTCTGAACGACGGCTTCGAGAACCGGGAGCATCGACTGCAGGTTCGAGAGCTTCTTCTCGTGAAGGAGAATGAAGACGTCTTCGAGGTCGGCGACCATCTTTTCCGGGTTGGTCACGAAGTAGGGGCTGAGGTAGCCGCGGTCGAACTGCATGCCTTCGACGACTTCGAGTTCGGTTTCGGCGGTCTTGGCTTCTTCAACCGTGATGACGCCTTCGTTGCCGACCTTCTGCATGGCTTCGGCAATGTCGAGACCGACCTGCTTGTCGCCGTTTGCGGAGATCGTGCCGACCTGTGCAACTTCTTCCGAGGTGGAGATCTTCTTGGCCTTGGCCTGGAGATCCTTTACGACGTCGGCCACAGCGAGGTCGATACCGCGCTTCAGGTCCATCGGGTTCATGCCGGCTGCAACGGCCTTGTTGCCTTCGCGAACGATCGCCTGGGCAAGAACGGTTGCAGTCGTGGTGCCGTCGCCGGCGATGTCGTTGGTCTTCGAAGCAACTTCGCGGACCATCTGGGCGCCCATGTTTTCGAACTTGTCTTCGAGTTCGATTTCCTTGGCGACGGAAACGCCGTCCTTGGTGATGCGCGGAGCGCCGAAGGACTTGTCGATGATGACGTTACGGCCCTTCGGGCCGAGCGTTACCTTGACTGCATCGGCGAGAATGTCGACGCCACGCAGCATCTTTTCGCGCGCGGTGCGACCAAACTTGATTTCTTTAGATGCCATGATTGAAACTCCTCAATTCGAGTGTCCGGGTTCTGGGACCCGTCGGCTACGTCGGAAAGGCCAGCGGCTGATCAGCCGATGATGCCCATAATGTCGGCTTCCTTCATGATCAGAAGGTCTTCGCCGTCGATCTTGACTTCGGTGCCGGACCACTTGCCGAACAGGATGCGGTCGCCAGCCTTGACGTCGAGTGCGACGACCTTGCCGGACTCGTCACGAGCGCCGGAACCGACGGCGACGATTTCGCCTTCCTGCGGCTTTTCCTTGGCGGTATCGGGAATGATGATGCCACCCTTGGTCTTGGCTTCGGACTCAACGCGGCGAACAACGACGCGGTCGTGAAGGGGGCGGAAGTTGGTGCTTGCCATTGTCTAATCCCTCGATCGAATGACATTCGCGGACCGGAGCGGCCCACATGGATAGATGTTAGCACTCCCTTGCGGTGAGTGCTAGCGACGAGCATTTAGGGATGGCTCCAAGAGGAGTCAATGAGAGCCATCACGAATTTTTGTGCCGGAATTGTGAAGAGGCCGGAGAATTGCGGAGATTGCCGCCGAAACCCGGCGCGCTGGGCCGGCCGCGAAGAAAATGCCTTGCCATCGCCTTGCGCCTTTGCAATGTCACCGGTGACTGAAGCAAATCGGGAAATCGGAATGGCCAGGCGGATAGAAAACTTCTCGGAGATAACAGGTCATTATGACGTGGTGCTCTGCGATGTCTGGGGCGTCGTTCACAACGGCGTCGATCCGTTTCCGAAGGCCGCCGCTGCCCTTCAGACTGCCCGCGAGAGCGGCGTCGCCGTCGTCCTCATCACCAATTCGCCGCGCCTTTCCTGGCAGGTGGTCGAGCAACTGCGCCAGATCGGCGTTCCCGACGGCGCTTATGACCGGATCGTCACCTCGGGCGACGTCACCCGCCGGCTGATCGCCGAAGGGCCGAAGACGGTGTTTCTGCTCGGCCCCGAGCGCGACAAGGCGCTTCTCGAAGGCATCGGCGTCGAGCGCCGGCCGGCTGAGGAAGCGCAATCGCTCGTCTGCACCGGCTTTTTCGACGATGAGACCGAGAAGCCGGAAGATTACACCGACATGCTTCTGGAATTCAAAGCCCGCCAGGTGCCGATGATCTGTGCCAATCCCGACCTTGTCGTCGAGCGCGGCCACCGCATCATTCCCTGCGCCGGCGCCATGGCCGCCTATTACGAGCAGCTGGGCGGCAGCACCCGCATCGCCGGCAAACCGCACCGGCCGATCTATGAGGCGACGCTGGCCGCGGCCCGCGAGCTTCGCGGCGATTTCCCGGTCGAGCGCGTGCTGGCAATCGGCGACGGCATGCCGACAGATGTGCGCGGCGCCTTGAATTACGGCCTCGACCTTCTCTACATCAGCGGCGGTATCCACGCCAAGGAATACACCTTGAACGGCGAGACCGACGAGGCGATCCTCAACGCCTATCTCGATCGGGAAAAAGCCGCGCCGAAGTGGTGGATGCCCCGCCTTGCATGAAGACACGCCTCGCATAAAGAGAAGCCAGCCGATGACCGTCTTCCACCGCAATGAAACCCGGGAACCCTTGCCCGCCCACCTTAAGGGCGGCGTCATCGCCATCGGCAATTTCGACGGCGTGCACCGGGGCCACCAGTCTGTGCTCAGCCGCGCGCTGGAAATCTCCAGGGCGCGCGGCATTCCCGCTCTGGTGCTGACCTTCGAGCCGCATCCGCGCACGGTCTTCCGGCCTGAGGCGCCGGTCTTCCGTCTGACGCCGGCGCCGCTGAAGGCCCGCATCCTGGAAACGCTCGGTTTCAGCGCCGTCATCGAATATCCGTTCGACTACGAGTTCTCGCAGCGCTCGGCTGATGATTTCATCCATTCGATCCTCAAGGATTGGCTCGGCGCCTCCGAGGTCGTCACCGGCTTCGACTTCCATTTCGGCCGCGGCCGCGAGGGTGGTCCGGCCTTCCTGATGAATGCCGGCCAGACCTATGGCTTCGGCGTCACCCTGATCGATGCCTTCCGCGACGAAAACGCCGATGTCGTCTCTTCGAGCCATATCCGCGCGCTGCTGAAAGAAGGTAGCGTCAGCGAAGTCGCCGGCATGCTCGGCTACCACTACACGGTCGAGGCCGAGGTGATCGACGGCGAAAAGCTCGGCCGGCAGCTCGGTTTTCCCACCGCCAACATGCGCCTGCCGCCGGAGGTGGAACTTGCCGCCGGCATCTACGCCGTCCGCTTCCGCCGCCAGGACGGCACGCTGCACGACGCCGTCGCGAGCTACGGCCGCCGTCCGACGGTGACGGAAAACGGCGCGCCGCTGCTCGAAACCTATCTTTTCGACTTCAGCGGCGATCTCTACGGCCAGCGCTGCGCCGTCTCCTTCTTCGGCTATATCAGACCCGAGCTGAAATTCGACGGCCTCGATCCGCTGGTTGCCCAGATCAAGCGCGACGAGGAGGAGGCAAGGGCGCTGCTATCGGGTGTGACGCCGCTGGGCGAACTCGACCGGAAGCTTTGTTTTTCCTGAAGTTGAGAGTCTGGCTGCAGTCGGGAGGGCAGTGATTCCGGCCATCGGCGCCGATTGCGAGCCCACGAATTCTGCTCTTCCTTTTCCGGGCAAAAACGCCTATGAACCGGCCCTATGACGAAATTTCGGCTGGCGATGACGATGCGAATTATCGGCCCGGCCTTCCGCGCGCGCTAAGCGGCCGGGAGGTCCGGGTTTTTGGCGCTTGGATATGAGCGCTTCCGTCACCAGCTTTTTCACGCCGTTGCGCCCCTTCCTGGGCCGCCAGAAACGATTGTCCCGATATGACCGACACAGCCGAAAAGATCGACTATTCGAAGACCCTCTATTTGCCCGAAACCGATTTCCCGATGCGCGCCGGCCTGCCGCAGAAGGAGCCGGAGCTGGTCAAGCGCTGGCAGGAGATGGGTCTCTACAAGAAACTGCGCGCCTCTGCCGCCGGCCGCGAAAAATTCGTGCTGCACGACGGCCCGCCCTATGCCAACGGCAACATCCATATCGGCCACGCGCTGAACAAGATCCTCAAGGACGTCATCAACCGCTCGTTCCAGATGCGCGGTTACGACGCCAATTACGTGCCCGGCTGGGATTGCCACGGCCTGCCGATCGAATGGAAGATCGAAGAGAAGTATCGCGAGAAGGGCAGGAACAAGGACGAGGTCCCGGTCAACGAATTCCGCCGGGAGTGCCGTGAATTCGCCACCGGCTGGATCAAGACCCAGGCGGAAGAGTTCAAGCGTCTCGGCATCGAGGGCGACTTCGACAATCCCTATACGACGATGAACTTCCACGCGGAATCGCGCATCGCCGGCGAACTTTTGAAGATCGCCGCAAGCGGCCAGCTTTATCGCGGCTCCAAGCCGATCATGTGGTCGGTCGTCGAGCGCACGGCGCTGGCCGAGGCCGAGGTCGAGTATCAGGACTACGAGAGCGACACGATCTGGGTGAAATTCCCCGTCGTCGAGGGCCCGGCTGCGCTGCAAGATGCCTTCGTGGTCATCTGGACGACGACGCCCTGGACGATCCCCGGCAACCGCGCGGTCTCTTTTTCCGCGCGTGTCTCCTACGGTCTCTACGAGGTAACGGCTGCCGAGAACGATTTTGGTCCGCGTCCCGGCGAAAAGCTGATCTTTGCCGATAAGCTGGCCGAGGAGTCCTTCGCCAAGTCCAAGCTGCAGTACAAGCGTCTGGCCGATGTCTCCGCGGCCGACTTCGCAGCGATGGCCTGTGCGCATCCCTTCAAGGGTTTGGACGGCGGCTATGAATTCCCAGTGCCGTTGCTCGATGGCGATCACGTCACCGATGATGCCGGCACCGGTTTCGTGCACACCGCACCCAGCCACGGCCGCGAAGACTTCGATGCCTGGATGTCGGCCGTCCGCACGCTCGAGGCCCGTGGCATCGAAACGAAAATCCCGTTCCCGGTCGACGACGGCGGCTTCTACACATCGGACGCCCCCGGCTTCGAGGGCGCCCGCGTCATCGACGACAACGGCAAGAAGGGCGATGCCAACGACCGCGTCATCAAGGCGCTGATCGAGCGCAACGCGCTCTTTGCCCGCGGCCGGCTGAAGCATCAATATCCGCACTCCTGGCGCTCGAAGAAGCCGGTGATCTTCCGCAACACGCCGCAATGGTTCGTCTATATGGACAAGACCCTTGCCGACGGCACGACGTTGCGTTCGCGCGCGCTCGGCGCGATCGACGACACCCGCTTCGTGCCCGCCGCCGGCCAGAACCGCTTGCGCGCCATGATCGAGGGCCGCCCGGACTGGGTTCTTTCCCGTCAAAGAGCATGGGGCGTGCCAATCGCGGTCTTTGCAGATGAACAGGGTGAGGTCCTGGTCGACGAAGCCGTCAACGCCCGCATCCTCGAAGCCTTCGAACAGGAGGGCGCTGACGCCTGGTTCGCCGATGGCGCCAAGGAGCGCTTCCTCGGCAACGACCATGACCATTCCCGATGGAAGCAGGTCATGGATATCCTCGACGTGTGGTTCGATTCCGGCTCGACGCATACCTTCACGCTCGAAGACCGCCCGGACCTGAAGTGGCCGGCCGACCTTTATCTCGAAGGCTCGGACCAGCATCGCGGCTGGTTCCATTCCTCGCTGTTGGAATCGGCCGCCACCCGCGGCCGCGCGCCTTACAACGCCGTCCTCACCCATGGTTTCACCATGGACGAGAAGGGCGAGAAGATGTCGAAGTCGAAGGGCAATGTCACCGCGCCGCAGGAAGTGATGAAGGATGCCGGCGCCGACATCCTGCGTCTCTGGGTGATGACCTCCGACTATGCCGACGACCTGCGTGTCGGCAAGACGATCATCCAGACCAATGTCGACGCCTATCGCAAGCTGCGCAACACCATTCGCTGGATGCTCGGCACGCTCGCCCACGACAAGGGCGAGGAGATCGCCTTTGCCGACCTGCCGGAGCTGGAGCAGCTGATGCTGCACCGGCTTGCCGAACTCGACGAGCTGGTGCGCGAGAATTACGACGCCTTCGACTTCAAGAAGATCGCCCGTGCGCTCATCGATTTCGCCAATGTCGAGCTTTCGGCGTTCTATTTCGATGTCCGCAAGGACGCACTCTATTGCGATGCGCCGTCGAGCCTGCGCCGGCGCGCCAGCCTGCACGTCATCCGCCAGATCTTCGACTGCATGGTGACCTGGCTTGCGCCGATGCTGCCCTTCACCACCGAGGAAGCCTGGCTGTCGCGCAATCCGTCTGCCGTTTCCGTGCATCTGGAGCAGTTCGCCCCGGTTGCCAAGGAATGGCGCGACGATGCCCTGGCCGAGAAGTGGAAGAAGATCCGCGCCGTCCGGTCGGTCGTCACCGGCGCCCTGGAAATCGAGCGCAAGGATAAGCGTATCGGCTCCTCGCTGGAAGCAGCACCGGTCGTCCACATCGCCGATCCGGAACTGATCAAGGCACTCGAAGGCCAGGACTTCACTGAAGTCTGCATCACTTCGGCCATCGAGATTGCGGCCGGCGAAGGCCCGGCGGAGGCTTTCCGCCTTGACGAGGTGCCTCAGGTCAGCGTCGTGCCGAAGCTGGCAGAGGGCGAAAAATGCGCCCGCTCCTGGCGCATCACGCGGGATGTCGGTTCCGATCCCGACTATCCCGAGGTCTCGGCCCGTGACGCTGCCGCCCTTCGCGAGCTGGCGCTGCTCAAGTGAAGAATATTACCGGGTGAATTGCGTTTTCGCGGTTCATCCGGTAAAAGCTGCCTGAAAATGGCCGGATTTTTGCGTCAGGGGGACGGTTGTCCGGTTGGG is a window of Rhizobium sp. N324 DNA encoding:
- a CDS encoding TIGR01459 family HAD-type hydrolase; translated protein: MARRIENFSEITGHYDVVLCDVWGVVHNGVDPFPKAAAALQTARESGVAVVLITNSPRLSWQVVEQLRQIGVPDGAYDRIVTSGDVTRRLIAEGPKTVFLLGPERDKALLEGIGVERRPAEEAQSLVCTGFFDDETEKPEDYTDMLLEFKARQVPMICANPDLVVERGHRIIPCAGAMAAYYEQLGGSTRIAGKPHRPIYEATLAAARELRGDFPVERVLAIGDGMPTDVRGALNYGLDLLYISGGIHAKEYTLNGETDEAILNAYLDREKAAPKWWMPRLA
- a CDS encoding glutathione binding-like protein; protein product: MADLSAFPITTRWPAKNSDIIQLYSLQTPNGVKVSVALEELGLAYEPHYISFAVNEQKSPEFESLNPNGRIPAIIDPNGPDGKPIGLFESGAILLYLAEKTGKLIPENAAGRYECIQWVFFQMAGIGPMFGQFGHFYKFAADKVANNSYPVERYRDESKRLLGVLEGRLKGRQWIMGDQYTIADITTFTWVRGADIFYGGREVLDYASFPAVSDWLQRCIARPASARGLNIPVKPE
- the groES gene encoding co-chaperone GroES; the encoded protein is MASTNFRPLHDRVVVRRVESEAKTKGGIIIPDTAKEKPQEGEIVAVGSGARDESGKVVALDVKAGDRILFGKWSGTEVKIDGEDLLIMKEADIMGIIG
- the groL gene encoding chaperonin GroEL (60 kDa chaperone family; promotes refolding of misfolded polypeptides especially under stressful conditions; forms two stacked rings of heptamers to form a barrel-shaped 14mer; ends can be capped by GroES; misfolded proteins enter the barrel where they are refolded when GroES binds); translated protein: MASKEIKFGRTAREKMLRGVDILADAVKVTLGPKGRNVIIDKSFGAPRITKDGVSVAKEIELEDKFENMGAQMVREVASKTNDIAGDGTTTATVLAQAIVREGNKAVAAGMNPMDLKRGIDLAVADVVKDLQAKAKKISTSEEVAQVGTISANGDKQVGLDIAEAMQKVGNEGVITVEEAKTAETELEVVEGMQFDRGYLSPYFVTNPEKMVADLEDVFILLHEKKLSNLQSMLPVLEAVVQTGKPLLIIAEDVEGEALATLVVNKLRGGLKIAAVKAPGFGDRRKAMLEDIAILTGGTVISEDLGIKLESVTLDMLGRAKKVSISKENTTIVDGSGAKSDIEGRVAQIKAQIEETTSDYDREKLQERLAKLAGGVAVIRVGGSTEVEVKEKKDRIDDALNATRAAVQEGIVPGGGIALLRSSTKITVKGANDDQEAGINIVRRALQALVRQIAENAGDEASIVVGKVLDKNEDNFGYNAQTSEFGDMISMGIVDPLKVVRTALQNAASVASLLITTEAMIAELPKKDAPAGMPGGMGGMGGMDMM
- a CDS encoding bifunctional riboflavin kinase/FAD synthetase, producing the protein MTVFHRNETREPLPAHLKGGVIAIGNFDGVHRGHQSVLSRALEISRARGIPALVLTFEPHPRTVFRPEAPVFRLTPAPLKARILETLGFSAVIEYPFDYEFSQRSADDFIHSILKDWLGASEVVTGFDFHFGRGREGGPAFLMNAGQTYGFGVTLIDAFRDENADVVSSSHIRALLKEGSVSEVAGMLGYHYTVEAEVIDGEKLGRQLGFPTANMRLPPEVELAAGIYAVRFRRQDGTLHDAVASYGRRPTVTENGAPLLETYLFDFSGDLYGQRCAVSFFGYIRPELKFDGLDPLVAQIKRDEEEARALLSGVTPLGELDRKLCFS
- the hisG gene encoding ATP phosphoribosyltransferase, with the protein product MTITIALPSKGRMKDDASAIFERAGMPISAVGNDRSYRGRVEGWDDVEVAFLSASEISRELGNGTVDFGVTGEDLMREGFAEVDKRVEFCARLGFGHADVVVAVPEIWLDVETMADLGDVAADFRARHSRRLAIATKYWRLTQQFFSSQHGIQLYRIVESLGATEGAPASGSADIIVDITSTGSTLRANHLKVLQDGVILHSQACLVRARKQSHADEPVVQAIIDAVRAAL
- a CDS encoding DoxX family protein, with protein sequence MSNAIILIARILLSFMFILSGFMKLTDPAGTAGMIAGAGLPAATLLAYVAGLFELLAGLAVLTGFQVRIAGWLLAAFCVFTGVAFHLPYASGTELVNILNQIMVMKNITLAGAYILLATVGAGAYSIDARRGAYAAA
- the ileS gene encoding isoleucine--tRNA ligase, whose translation is MTDTAEKIDYSKTLYLPETDFPMRAGLPQKEPELVKRWQEMGLYKKLRASAAGREKFVLHDGPPYANGNIHIGHALNKILKDVINRSFQMRGYDANYVPGWDCHGLPIEWKIEEKYREKGRNKDEVPVNEFRRECREFATGWIKTQAEEFKRLGIEGDFDNPYTTMNFHAESRIAGELLKIAASGQLYRGSKPIMWSVVERTALAEAEVEYQDYESDTIWVKFPVVEGPAALQDAFVVIWTTTPWTIPGNRAVSFSARVSYGLYEVTAAENDFGPRPGEKLIFADKLAEESFAKSKLQYKRLADVSAADFAAMACAHPFKGLDGGYEFPVPLLDGDHVTDDAGTGFVHTAPSHGREDFDAWMSAVRTLEARGIETKIPFPVDDGGFYTSDAPGFEGARVIDDNGKKGDANDRVIKALIERNALFARGRLKHQYPHSWRSKKPVIFRNTPQWFVYMDKTLADGTTLRSRALGAIDDTRFVPAAGQNRLRAMIEGRPDWVLSRQRAWGVPIAVFADEQGEVLVDEAVNARILEAFEQEGADAWFADGAKERFLGNDHDHSRWKQVMDILDVWFDSGSTHTFTLEDRPDLKWPADLYLEGSDQHRGWFHSSLLESAATRGRAPYNAVLTHGFTMDEKGEKMSKSKGNVTAPQEVMKDAGADILRLWVMTSDYADDLRVGKTIIQTNVDAYRKLRNTIRWMLGTLAHDKGEEIAFADLPELEQLMLHRLAELDELVRENYDAFDFKKIARALIDFANVELSAFYFDVRKDALYCDAPSSLRRRASLHVIRQIFDCMVTWLAPMLPFTTEEAWLSRNPSAVSVHLEQFAPVAKEWRDDALAEKWKKIRAVRSVVTGALEIERKDKRIGSSLEAAPVVHIADPELIKALEGQDFTEVCITSAIEIAAGEGPAEAFRLDEVPQVSVVPKLAEGEKCARSWRITRDVGSDPDYPEVSARDAAALRELALLK